gaactccaatatgtcaatgataatgtgcgcagactacgttatcatctgcatattggagttctaccacattcagaagaccgacaacatctgtgatagaactccaatatgctgatgataatgtgcgcagactacgttatcatctgcatattggagttctaccacattcagaagaccgacaacatctgtgatagaactccaatatgctgatgataatgtgcgcagactacgttatcatctgcatattggagttctaccacattcagaagaccgacaacatctgtgatagaactccaatatgctgatgataatgtgcgcagactacgttatcatctgcatattggagttctatcacattcagaagaccgacaacatctgtgatagaactccaatatgtcaatgataatgtgcgcagactacgttatcatctgcatattggagttctatcacattcagaagaccgacaacatctgtgatagaactccaatatgctgatgataatgtgtgcagactacgttatcatctgcatattggagttctaccacattcagaagaccgacaacatctgtgatagaactccaatatgctgatgataatgtgcgcagactacgttatcatctgcatattggagttctaccacattcagaagaccgacaacatctgtgatagaactccaatatgctgatgataatgtgcgcagactacgttatcatctgcatattggagttctatcacattcagaagaccgacaacatctgtgatagaactccaatatgctgatgataatgtgcgcagactacgttatcatctgcatattggagttctaccacattcagaagaccgacaacatctgtgatagaactccaatatgtcaatgataatgtgcgcagactacgttatcatctgcatattggagttctaccacattcagaagaccgacaacatctgtgatagaactccaatatgctgatgataatgtgcgcagactacgttatcatctgcatattggagttctaccacattcagaagaccgacaacatctgtgatagaactccaatatgctgatgataatgtgcgcagactacgttatcatctgcatattggagttctaccacattcagaagaccgacaacatctgtgatagaactccaatatgtcaatgataatgtgtgcagactacgttatcatctgcatattggagttctatcacattcagaagaccgacaacatctgtgatagaactccaatatgtcaatgataatgtgtgcagactacgttatcatctgcatattggagttctaccacattcagaagaccgacaacatctgtgatagaactccaatatgtcaatgataatgtgtgcagactacgttatcatctgcatattggagttctatcacattcagaagaccgacaacatctgtgatagaactccaatatgtcaatgataatgtgtgcagactacgttatcatctgcatattggagttctaccacattcagaagaccgacaacatctgtgatagaactccaatatgtcaatgataatgtgtgcagactacgttatcatctgcatattggagttctatcacattcagaagaccgacaacatctgtgatagaactccaatatgctgatgataatgtgtgcagactacgttatcatctgcatattggagttctaccacattcagaagaccgacaacatctgtgatagaactccaatatgtcaatgataatgtgtgcagactacgttatcatctgcatattggagttctatcacattcagaagaccgacaacatctgtgatagaactccaatatgtcaatgataatgtgtgcagactacgttatcatctgcatattggagttctatcacattcagaagaccgacaacatctgtgatagaactccaatatgctgatgataatgtgtgcagactacgttatcatctgcatattggagttctaccacattcagaagaccgacaacatctgtgatagaactccaatatgtcaatgataatgtgtgcagactacgttatcatctgcatattggagttctatcacattcagaagaccgacaacatctgtgatagaactccaatatggtgatgataatgtgtgcagactacgttatcatctgcatattggagttctaccacattcagaagaccgacaacatctgtgatagaactccaatatgtcaatgataatgtgtgcagactacgttatcatctgcatattggagttctatcacattcagaagaccgacaacatctgtgatagaactccaatatgctgatgataatgtgcgcagactacgttatcatctgcatattggagttctatcacattcagaagaccgacaacatctgtgatagaactccaatatgctgatgataatgtgcgcagactacgttatcatctgcatattggagttctatcacattcagaagaccgacaacatctgtgatagaactccaatatgtcaatgataatgtgtgcagactacgttatcatctgcatattggagttctaccacattcagaagaccgacaacatctgtgatagaactccaatatgtcaatgataatgtgtgcagactacgttatcatctgcatattggagttctatcacattcagaagaccgacaacatctgtgatagaactccaatatgctgatgataatgtgcgcagactacgttatcatctgcatattggagttctatcacattcagaagaccgacaacatctgtgatagaactccaatatgctgatgataatgtgcgcagactacgttatcatctgcatattggagttctatcacattcagaagaccgacaacatctgtgatagaactccaatatgctgatgataatgtgtgcagactacgttatcatctgcatattggagttctatcacattcagaagaccgacaacatctgtgatagaactccaatatgctgatgataatgtgtgcagactacgttatcatctgcatattggagttctatcacattcagaagaccgacaacatctgtgatagaactccaatatgctgatgataatgtgcgcagactacgttatcatctgcatattggagttctatcacattcagaagaccgacaacatctgtgatagaactccaatatgctgatgataatgtgcgcagactacgttatcatctgcatattggagttctaccacattcagaagaccgacaacatctgtgatagaactccaatatgctgatgataatgtgcgcagactacgttatcatctgcatattggagttctatcacattcagaagaccgacaacatctgtgatagaactccaatatgctgatgataatgtgcgcagactacgttatcatctgcatattggagttctaccacattcagaagaccgacaacatctgtgatagaactccaatatgctgatgataatgtgtgcagactacgttatcatctgcatattggagttctatcacattcagaagaccgacaacatctgtgatagaactccaatatgctgatgataatgtgcgcagactacgttatcatctgcatattggagttctatcacattcagaagaccgacaacatctgtgatagaactccaatatgctgatgataatgtgcgcagactacgttatcatctgcatattggagttctaccacattcagaagaccgacaacatctgtgatagaactccaatatgctgatgataatgtgtgcagactacgttatcatctgcatattggagttctatcacattcagaagaccgacaacatctgtgatagaactccaatatgctgatgataatgtgcgcagactacgttatcatctgcatattggagttctaccacattcagaagaccgacaacatctgtgatagaactccaatatgctgatgataatgtgtgcagactacgttatcatctgcatattggagttctatcacattcagaagaccgacaacatctgtgatagaactccaatatgctgatgataatgtgcgcagactacgttatcatctgcatattggagttctatcacattcagaagaccgacaacatctgtgatagaactccaatatgctgatgataatgtgcgcagactacgttatcatctgcatattggagttctaccacattcagaagaccgacaacatctgtgatagaactccaatatgctgatgataatgtgcgcagactacgttatcatctgcatattggagttctaccacattcagaagaccgacaacatctgtgatagaactccaatatgtcgatgataatgtgcgcagactacgttatcatctgcatattggagttctatcacattcagaagaccgacaacatctgtgatagaacacaacaacaacaacaacaacaacaacaaccctaattaacttgactatctcattggccacaaGCAGGACcatatttcccattgaaatcctgatcaatgtatgttggttaaaattgtttttatttttaaatattgtattgttctttcattgttcttgttgttgttgttgttgtttttgcactacaaataagacatgtgcagtgtgcatcggaatttgttggtatttttttttcaaaagataatccagcccctcagcagtctgaaggatggtggaccggccctcggcttaaaaagtttgaggaaacTAAGTTTGAGAAACGAAGACCAGCAACACATCCGTTAGCTTTCGTTTTCCCCTCTCGGAAGGGAAGGTCCAAAGGAGCAAGATGTCCTGCAAAGGGAAGAACGTCCTGATCGGTTTCTGCATCGGGTTCCCGTTGGTCCTGTGCATCGCCTTCCTGGCCGCGTACCTGGATCTCAAGTCTTCAGACGCGGCCACCCAAGTGGAGACGTGCCGCACGGAGTTGCAGAACCAGAAATCCTCGGCCCAGGACGGGGTGGCCTCTCTCCAGAGACGCCTCGAAGCCCTGGTCAAGGCGGAGAAGGAGGCCACGGCACTGGCCAAAGGGCTCCGGACACAGCTGGTGACCGCCCAGCAAGGCTTCGCCCAGGCCGAAAAGAACTGGGAGTCGTGCCGGAACCAGATGGTAAGACACCTTGGGTGGCCTCTCATCTGTGGAACTCTCCGCCACTTGGCCTCGTCCTTGCTCCCTTCCTGCCTTTTTATTCCGGCAGGTCTGCGAGACTGAATTGTGCAGCACGAAGACaagacaaaattattattattattattattattattattattattattattattattattgtatgtcacagcaaacaaaatagacatgctggatttcgttcttgtactgattctttgtctgctgtgttttgaggagtttctgattgttattattattttattgagacacagcaaacaagacagacatgctggatttcgtatcacaaaaccacaagtcaaacacttcccaatgttttgttgtgccagctgtcagctctagtttgtagtgcagttttcttgtactgattctttgtctgctgtgttttgaggagtttctgattgttattattattttattgagacacagcaaacaagacagacatgctggatttcgtatcacaaaaccacaagtcaaacacttcccaatgttttgttgtgccagctgtcagctctagtttgtagtgcagttttcttgtactgattctttgtctgctgtgttttgaggagtttctgattattattattattatattgtgacacagcaaacaagatagatatgctggatttcgtatcacaaaaccacaagtcgaacacttcccaagtgtctaggactgtgtgatgtattttcggatgatgctgcagatcccagtcgggtggccttttgcagttggcagatcgtaattttatcaatgtctattgtttccaaatgccggctgagatctcttggcacggcacccagtgtgcccatcaccaccgggaccacctgcactggtttctgccagagtctttgacgttcaatcttgaggtcctgagagcggctgagtttttcctggtttttcgtcaatgcgactgtcacctgggatggcgacatcaatgatccaaacctttttcttttccacaactgtgatgtctggtgtgttgtgttccagaactttgtcagtctggattcggaagtcccacagtatctttgcgtgctcattttccacgacctttgctggtttgtgatcccaccagttctttgctgctgggaggtggtacttgaggcataagttccaatgaatcctttgggccacatagttgtgcctctgtttgtagtctgtctgtgcgattttcttacagcagctgaggatatgatccatggtttcgtcggtttccttgcacagtctgcattttgggtcatcagctgattttttgatcttggccttaattgcaattattattattattattaatggcctttgtcctgatgtcttgctcctgggctgcaaggatcaggccttctgtctccttcttcagggtcccatttgtgagccagagccaggtcttctattattattattattattattattattattattattattaattgcctttgtcctgatgtcttgctcctgggctgcaaggatcaggccttctgtctccttcttcagggtcccattcgtgagccagagccaggtcttctattattattattattattattattattaatggcctttgtcctgatgtcttgctcctgggctgcaaggatcaggccttctgtctccttcttcagggtcccattcgtgagccagagccaggtcttctattattattattattattattattattattattattattattaatggcctttgtcctgatgtcttgctcctgggctgcaaggatcaggccttccgtctccttcttcagggtcccattcgtgagccagagccaggtattattattattattattattattattattaattttcctTCCAGAAAACCCTGGTGCAAAACTTCACGGCCGAAATGGGC
This genomic window from Anolis carolinensis isolate JA03-04 unplaced genomic scaffold, rAnoCar3.1.pri scaffold_7, whole genome shotgun sequence contains:
- the LOC134293023 gene encoding uncharacterized protein LOC134293023, whose product is MSCKGKNVLIGFCIGFPLVLCIAFLAAYLDLKSSDAATQVETCRTELQNQKSSAQDGVASLQRRLEALVKAEKEATALAKGLRTQLVTAQQGFAQAEKNWESCRNQMKTLVQNFTAEMGNATQQEAKRCQAETDKLQSQLSKQTQKLEEAQKKNHQQREDCEARIHQIRAEQNQSSRCSRAAIPETSIMAFLAFAFLFLP